The genomic window CGCCACGGCGGGCGTGGCGACCTTCTTCGCGCCCTGCGCGTTTCCGCTCCTCCCAGGCTACGTCGGCTACTACGTCCACGAGAACGATCAGGAGACGTCGATGGTCCTGCCCGCCGGTGCGGCAGCCGGCGGGGCACTGGCCGCACTCGCCGTCGTCGCCGCCGTGGTCCTGATCGTCGGCCAGCCGGTGAAGGCCGCGCTTCCGACCCTCGAGCCGGTGATCGGCATCGGCCTCGTGGCGCTCGGGGTCGCGATCCTGCTCGGCCGATCGCCGGAGCTGCGGATCGCGCTCCCGGAACGCCCCTCGTCGGTGGTCGGCTTCGGCGTCTTCGGCGCCGCCTACGCCGTGGCCGCCGCCGGCTGCGTCGTTCCCCTGTTCGTCGGCGTCCTGACGCAGGCGCTGGGCTTCGGTATCGGGCCTGCCGCACTCGTTCTGGGGGTCTACGCACTGGCCGTCGCCGCGCCGCTGGTCGGCGTGACGCTGCTGGCGGGCGCCGGCGTCGACGAGTGGCAGCGACTGGGCAGGCACAGCGGTGCCATCCAGACGGTCGCGGCAGTCACGATGGTGCTGGCCGGCGTCTGGCAGCTGTACGTGGCGATCTTCCGGTTCGGCGCGATCTAGCGGCTCCTCCGCCGCCAGCACTGACGAGCCAGCTCGACGATCGGTGCCTCGACCGGGCCCGTCCATGACGGCGATGGCAGGTCGATTTAATAATTGGAACGCTATCCTTTGCCAAGGTTAGTCAGATTCGACCCGAATGTTCGCAGCCAAGTTAATAACAGTGTATCGGCTAGGCCGACTCGATGACTGCTGACGCTGCCGACGGCGCTGCTGGCAGGGACGACGGGGCCGCCGGTGGCGACGACGCCACCGCCGAGCTCCGGCTGTCGGTCCCCGACATGGACTGCGCCTCGTGTGCGGGCAAGGTCGAGCACGCGATCGAGGGGATCGACGGCGTCGCGGCGTTCGACACCCGCCCGACGACGGGCACGCTGAAGCTCACCTACGACTCCGCAGGGATCTCGATCGAGGAAATCGTCGCGTCGATCGAAGCGGCTGGCTACGAGGTCGTCGACGCACCGTCCGAGAGCGGCGGCGGTGCTGCCGATCGGGACGGCGACGGGGCGGACGATCACGCGACCGACGCCGCCACGGAGCAGCGCCTGCTGACGAGTTCGCGGGCGGTGAAGACCTGGATCGCCGGTGCGTTGCTCGCGATCGGTCTCGGACTCGAGTTCGTCGTCGCTGGCGCGGACCCGCAGGTCGCGACGGTGCTGGGCAGCGAACTTCACCTCGCGGACGTCCTCTTCGTCGGTGCCGTTTCGATCGGCGGGCAGGAGATCCTCCGTGGCGGCGTCGTTTCCGCCCGGCAGCGGAACCTCGACATCGACTTTCTGATGTCGACGGCGATCGTCGGCGCGCTGGTCGCGAGCGTCGGCTTCGGCGAGGCGCTGTACTTCGAGGCCGCGACGCTCGCCGTCCTGTTCTCGATCGCGGAACTGCTCGAGACCGCGTCGATGCAGCGGGCCCGCAGCTCCTTCGAGGAGCTGGTCGAACTTTCGCCAGAGGAGGCGACAGTGTGGCGTGACGGCGAGGAGGTGACGGTGCCCGTCGGTGCACTCGAAATCGGCGAGGTCGTCGTCGTGCGCCCCGGGGAGCAGGTCCCCACCGACGGCGAGGTGACCGATGGCGAGAGCGCGGTGAACCAGGCGCCGATCACGGGCGAGTCGGTGCCCGTCGACAAGACCGTCGGCGACGAGGTCTACGCCGGGACGATCAACGAGGAGGGGTATCTCGAGGTGC from Salinarchaeum sp. Harcht-Bsk1 includes these protein-coding regions:
- a CDS encoding cytochrome c biogenesis protein CcdA, which translates into the protein MAETVVGALAFAATAGVATFFAPCAFPLLPGYVGYYVHENDQETSMVLPAGAAAGGALAALAVVAAVVLIVGQPVKAALPTLEPVIGIGLVALGVAILLGRSPELRIALPERPSSVVGFGVFGAAYAVAAAGCVVPLFVGVLTQALGFGIGPAALVLGVYALAVAAPLVGVTLLAGAGVDEWQRLGRHSGAIQTVAAVTMVLAGVWQLYVAIFRFGAI